The following are from one region of the Coffea eugenioides isolate CCC68of chromosome 2, Ceug_1.0, whole genome shotgun sequence genome:
- the LOC113759971 gene encoding uncharacterized protein LOC113759971 — MAPYEALSGQRCRSPICWDEVGERKILDSTAVHWIEEAREKVKLIRQRIQTIQSRQKSYADNRRKDLEFAVGDQVFLKITPLKMSLMTGKGKKLQPRFVGSYKILQRVGNVAYKLELPPNLSWIHNVFHVSMLKKYHPDPSHVLQPENVEIDEALTYKEKPIKLLDCKVKELRNKGIPLVKVLRRNHGLEEASWEVEEEIREKIQIYFQIKV, encoded by the coding sequence atggctccgtacgaagctctTTCTGGCCAGAGGTGTAggtctccgatttgttgggatgaagtaggtgaacgaaagATTTTAGACTCAACTGCAGTGCATTGGATTGAAGAGGCGAGAGAAAAAGTGAAGTTAATACGCCAGAGAATTCAAACCATACAGAGTCGTCAGAAGAGCTATGCAGATAATCGAAGGAAGGATttagaatttgcggttggagatcaAGTTTTCCTTAAGATCACTCCTCTGAAAATGAGTCTGATgacaggaaaaggaaagaagttgcAACCTAGATTCGTAGGGTCTTATAAGATTCTTCAACGTGTAGGAAATGTGGCTTATAAGTTAGAATTGCCACCAAATTTATCTTGGATCCATAACGTTTTTCATGTATCcatgctcaagaaatatcatccagatcCGTCTCATGTCCTGCAACCGGAAAATGTTGAGATCGACGAGGCACTGACCTATAAGGAGAAACCAATAAAGCTTCTAGATTGTAAGGTGAAAGAACTGAGGAATAAGGGAATCCCATTGGTGAAAGTTCTGAGGAGAAACCACGGACTAGAGGAAGCAAGTtgggaagtagaagaagaaatcCGAGAAAAAATTCAGATCTATTTCCAgatcaaggtatga